One genomic region from Leifsonia poae encodes:
- a CDS encoding M23 family metallopeptidase: MPEYIYPTYAHTASDQDGTWQGHKDRTPPSVNPGMDYACAYGSVVVAAKAGVIRVADSTMGGSGGRLVYITHPDGDETQYLHLSRIDVTAGQTVTQGQQIALSGASGFGSDRYYGPHCHVSLYLHGVNVDFQKYVNITDSHGGGGSNKEDELSAAEVAEIKAHVTAETNRLAEYVRRESRMRLYKNSATGQFMAASILSGRYEILSGQSEVDSLVKNGYLEIANGDAATPQIVDDLRWRNIIAKCPVNIKAIAG; encoded by the coding sequence ATGCCCGAGTACATTTACCCCACCTACGCGCACACTGCGTCCGATCAGGACGGCACATGGCAGGGCCACAAGGACCGCACACCGCCGAGCGTGAATCCGGGCATGGACTACGCCTGCGCGTACGGGTCGGTTGTCGTCGCCGCGAAAGCTGGGGTGATCCGCGTCGCCGATTCGACGATGGGCGGCAGCGGCGGACGGCTGGTGTACATCACCCATCCCGATGGCGACGAAACCCAGTACCTGCACCTGTCCCGGATCGACGTGACCGCAGGCCAGACGGTGACCCAGGGGCAGCAGATTGCCCTGTCGGGTGCGTCCGGGTTCGGCTCAGACCGCTATTACGGCCCGCACTGCCACGTGTCCCTGTATCTGCACGGGGTGAACGTCGATTTTCAGAAGTACGTCAACATCACCGACTCTCACGGTGGGGGCGGATCGAACAAGGAGGACGAATTGTCTGCAGCAGAAGTGGCGGAGATCAAAGCGCACGTCACCGCCGAAACCAACCGGCTTGCCGAGTATGTGCGGCGGGAGTCCCGGATGCGCCTGTACAAGAACAGCGCCACCGGCCAGTTCATGGCTGCGTCGATCCTGTCGGGCCGGTACGAGATCCTTTCCGGTCAGTCGGAGGTCGACTCGCTCGTGAAGAACGGGTATCTGGAGATCGCGAACGGTGACGCCGCGACCCCGCAGATCGTCGACGACCTGCGCTGGCGCAACATCATCGCCAAGTGCCCGGTGAACATCAAAGCCATCGCCGGCTGA
- a CDS encoding collagen-like protein: MPQVTIGADDLAQAGLTPAEGDRFMFRFAQVAVGETRVTSTDTWTVTLDEAGNASTSVPQTPPGNAVVVSSSLRGFRTTYVAGYPNTDTTLTELLTDFTVNPSTLAPTPATDAWWVALRTLQAQVDAIEGGGPGGPGDKGPTGDKGPDGDRGPQGFPGDKGPVGDQGPIGTKGATGDLGTKGATGDAGPVGDKGPIGGRGPVGDAGTKGATGDKGPAGDKGPTGDQGPTGAAGTITAAAITDSTVIGRTLITASTAAAVKAAAGLGSVTNIAVTLLGPSDPVPGGTPPGLIARG, translated from the coding sequence ATGCCCCAGGTGACCATCGGCGCCGACGATCTCGCCCAGGCCGGCCTCACCCCGGCCGAGGGTGATCGGTTCATGTTCCGGTTCGCGCAGGTCGCTGTCGGCGAGACGCGTGTGACCTCGACCGACACATGGACGGTCACCCTCGACGAGGCGGGTAACGCCAGCACGAGTGTTCCGCAGACGCCTCCCGGCAACGCGGTCGTGGTGTCGTCGTCTCTGCGCGGGTTCCGCACGACCTACGTGGCCGGGTACCCGAACACGGACACCACTCTCACCGAGCTCCTCACCGACTTCACCGTCAACCCGAGCACGCTCGCACCGACTCCGGCCACGGATGCGTGGTGGGTGGCTCTACGGACTCTGCAAGCGCAGGTCGACGCTATCGAGGGCGGCGGGCCGGGTGGGCCGGGCGATAAGGGTCCTACCGGTGACAAGGGCCCGGATGGGGACCGCGGCCCGCAAGGTTTCCCCGGGGACAAAGGTCCAGTCGGCGACCAGGGACCGATCGGAACGAAGGGTGCCACCGGCGATCTCGGTACCAAGGGTGCCACGGGCGATGCTGGCCCGGTCGGAGACAAAGGTCCGATCGGTGGTCGGGGCCCGGTTGGTGATGCCGGTACGAAGGGTGCAACGGGCGACAAGGGTCCGGCCGGGGACAAGGGGCCCACGGGTGATCAGGGGCCGACTGGCGCGGCCGGCACCATCACCGCGGCGGCGATCACCGACTCCACCGTGATCGGGCGCACGCTCATCACGGCGTCGACCGCGGCGGCCGTGAAGGCGGCGGCCGGGCTGGGGAGCGTGACCAACATCGCTGTGACTCTTCTCGGCCCGTCTGATCCGGTGCCAGGTGGTACGCCTCCGGGCCTGATCGCGCGAGGGTAG
- a CDS encoding metalloregulator ArsR/SmtB family transcription factor → MADSATDIFAALAHPTRRQILQDLKDGELAAGEIAARFNATGPTISRHLSVLRQAGLVSERRDANRILYSLVSDRLALSVGDFLSTVCPEQIVLREVRKRSPERASSRPGEA, encoded by the coding sequence ATGGCAGATTCAGCGACCGACATCTTTGCCGCTCTCGCTCACCCGACCCGGCGGCAGATCCTTCAAGACCTCAAAGACGGCGAACTCGCCGCCGGTGAGATCGCCGCACGGTTCAACGCCACCGGTCCGACCATCTCCCGCCACCTGAGCGTGCTGCGCCAGGCCGGCCTCGTCTCGGAGCGTCGGGACGCCAATCGCATCCTCTACTCGCTCGTGAGCGACCGGCTCGCACTGTCGGTCGGCGATTTCCTCTCAACAGTCTGCCCTGAGCAGATCGTGCTCCGCGAGGTTCGGAAGCGCAGCCCCGAACGCGCGAGCAGTCGTCCGGGCGAGGCGTGA